One window of the Pyrus communis chromosome 17, drPyrComm1.1, whole genome shotgun sequence genome contains the following:
- the LOC137722929 gene encoding vesicle-associated protein 1-1-like, with product MSTGELLSIEPLELKFPFELKKQISCSLQLSNKTDSYVAFKVKTTNPKKYCVRPNNGIVLPRSTCDVTVTMQAQKEAPPDMQCKDKFLLQSVKTNHGATMKDITPEVFNKEVGHDVEECKLRVLYVSPPHPPSPVPEGSEEGSSPRVSATENGNVNGFEFSNAVKAFTELEPQERSAEARSLILKLTEEKNKAIQHSNRLRQELELLKRQGSKSRGGVSILFVIIIGLIGLLLGYLMKKS from the exons ATGAGCACCGGCGAGCTTCTCAGCATCGAGCCTCTGGAGCTCAAGTTCCCCT TCGAATTGAAGAAGCAGATCTCCTGTTCGCTCCAGCTCTCGAATAAGACCGATAGCTATGTCGCTTTCAAG GTTAAAACTACGAACCCCAAGAAGTATTGTGTTCGTCCAAACAACGGAATTGTCTTGCCTCGATCCACATGTGATGTTACAG TTACAATGCAAGCCCAAAAAGAGGCTCCTCCGGACATGCAATGTAAGGACAAGTTCCTCCTCCAGAGTGTAAAAACTAACCATGGTGCAACTATGAAGGATATTACTCCTGAAGTG TTCAATAAAGAGGTGGGACATGATGTTGAAGAGTGCAAATTGAGAGTGCTATATGTTTCTCCACCTCATCCACCTTCTCCGGTTCCAGAAGGGTCAGAAGAAGGGTCTTCACCAAGGGTTTCTGCTACTGAGAATGGAAACGTGAATGGGTTTGAGTTTTCCAAT GCTGTAAAAGCATTTACTGAGCTTGAACCTCAGGAGAGATCTGCAGAG GCAAGATCACTTATTTTGAAACTGACGGAGGAAAAGAATAAAGCAATTCAACATAGTAACAGGCTTCGTCAAGAGCTG GAGCTATTGAAACGTCAAGGGAGCAAAAGTCGTGGTGGCGTTTCGATCCTTTTCGTCATTATTATTGGCTTGATTGGATTACTTTTGGGTTATCTTATGAAGAAGTCGTAA